One Pantoea eucalypti genomic region harbors:
- a CDS encoding bifunctional 5-dehydro-2-deoxygluconokinase/5-dehydro-2-deoxyphosphogluconate aldolase produces the protein MSTQQKPLDVICIGRIAVDFYGQQIGARLEDVTSFAKYLGGSSGNVAYGTAIQGLKSAMLARVGDEHNGRFLREALQRVGCNTDALITDPRRLTALVILGIKDEETFPLIFYRDNCADMGLVPEDIDETFITSSRAVAVTGTHLSHPQTREAVLKALDIARRNGLRTALDIDYRPVLWGLTSLGDGETRFIESSQVTQQLQEVVHYFDLIVGTEEEFHIAGGSTDTLTALKNVRKASLATLVCKRGPLGCVVFEGDIPDSWEETQLHTGVRVDVLNVLGAGDAFMSGLLRGWLNDEGWEQACRYANACGALVVSRHGCAPAMPTKAELDDFLSRDKEVKRPDLDSRLNHLHRVTTRKQAWPELNVFAFDHRKQLADMAEEAGVDESRIPQLKLLLLEAAQEAAREAGLENKSGILADTTYGQKALNAITGKNWWIGRPIELPSSRPLRLEHGNIGSQLIDWPAEHVVKCLVFYHPHDSAELRKEQDDVVLDVWNGCNKSGHELLLEVILPESNPDKNEAYYLNMLAHFYSLGIQPDWWKLPPLSAESWQAISTLIEQQDPHCRGILLLGLDAPEEKLKAGFAAAANAPWVKGFAVGRTIFGQPSRQWLQGELDDQALIETVKGNYLRLIEYWRAARA, from the coding sequence ATGAGTACACAACAGAAGCCGCTTGATGTGATTTGTATCGGGCGAATTGCCGTTGATTTTTATGGCCAGCAAATTGGAGCGCGGCTGGAAGATGTCACCTCCTTTGCGAAATATCTGGGCGGTTCCTCAGGCAACGTCGCCTATGGCACCGCGATTCAGGGGCTGAAATCAGCGATGCTGGCGCGGGTGGGAGATGAGCATAATGGTCGCTTTCTGCGTGAAGCGTTGCAGCGCGTCGGCTGTAATACCGATGCGCTGATCACCGATCCGCGGCGTCTGACGGCTCTGGTGATCCTGGGCATCAAAGACGAAGAGACTTTTCCGCTGATTTTCTACCGTGATAACTGCGCTGACATGGGGCTGGTGCCGGAAGATATTGATGAAACCTTTATTACCTCTTCCCGCGCGGTAGCGGTAACCGGTACTCACTTATCGCATCCACAAACCCGTGAAGCTGTGCTGAAAGCGCTGGATATCGCCCGCCGCAACGGTCTGCGAACGGCGCTGGATATTGATTATCGCCCGGTATTGTGGGGGCTGACCTCTCTGGGTGATGGTGAAACGCGTTTCATTGAGTCTTCCCAGGTTACGCAACAGTTGCAGGAAGTGGTGCACTATTTCGATTTGATCGTCGGCACCGAAGAGGAGTTTCACATTGCCGGTGGCAGCACCGATACCCTGACTGCTCTGAAGAACGTTCGCAAGGCGAGCCTGGCAACGCTTGTCTGCAAACGCGGTCCGCTGGGTTGCGTGGTATTTGAAGGGGATATCCCGGATAGCTGGGAAGAGACTCAGCTGCACACCGGCGTGCGCGTTGACGTGCTCAACGTGCTGGGCGCGGGTGATGCCTTTATGTCTGGCCTGCTGCGCGGCTGGCTGAATGATGAAGGCTGGGAGCAGGCGTGCCGTTACGCCAACGCCTGTGGGGCGCTGGTGGTTTCACGCCACGGCTGTGCCCCGGCCATGCCAACCAAAGCGGAACTGGATGATTTCCTGAGCCGCGACAAAGAGGTGAAACGTCCCGATCTCGACAGTCGTCTCAACCACCTGCACCGCGTGACCACCCGCAAGCAGGCGTGGCCGGAGCTGAACGTTTTCGCTTTTGATCATCGCAAACAACTGGCGGACATGGCGGAGGAAGCGGGCGTGGATGAAAGCCGTATTCCACAGCTGAAACTGCTGCTGCTGGAAGCCGCTCAGGAGGCCGCCAGAGAGGCGGGATTAGAGAATAAGAGCGGTATTCTGGCGGATACCACCTATGGTCAGAAAGCGCTGAATGCCATCACCGGGAAGAACTGGTGGATTGGCCGTCCGATTGAGCTGCCGAGCTCACGTCCGCTGCGCCTGGAGCATGGCAACATTGGCTCGCAGCTGATCGACTGGCCCGCCGAGCACGTCGTGAAATGTCTGGTGTTTTATCATCCTCACGACAGTGCTGAACTGCGTAAAGAGCAGGATGACGTGGTGCTCGACGTCTGGAATGGCTGTAACAAAAGCGGGCATGAGCTGCTGCTGGAAGTGATTCTGCCGGAGAGCAACCCGGATAAAAATGAAGCCTATTACCTTAATATGCTGGCGCATTTCTACAGTCTGGGCATCCAGCCTGACTGGTGGAAACTGCCACCGCTGTCCGCGGAAAGCTGGCAGGCGATCAGCACGCTGATTGAGCAGCAGGATCCCCACTGTCGCGGCATTCTGTTGCTCGGTCTGGATGCGCCTGAAGAGAAGCTTAAAGCGGGCTTTGCCGCGGCGGCCAACGCGCCCTGGGTGAAAGGCTTTGCGGTGGGTCGCACCATCTTTGGTCAGCCTTCGCGCCAGTGGCTGCAGGGTGAACTGGACGATCAGGCGCTGATTGAGACCGTTAAAGGCAATTATCTGCGGCTGATTGAGTACTGGCGTGCTGCCCGCGCCTGA
- the iolD gene encoding 3D-(3,5/4)-trihydroxycyclohexane-1,2-dione acylhydrolase (decyclizing) produces the protein MSTIRLTTAQALVKFLDNQFIDVDGVETKFVKGIFAIFGHGNVLGLGQALEQDSGDLMVYQGRNEQGMAHAATGFARQSLRRQIIACSSSVGPGAANMITAAATATANRIPLLLLPGDVFATRQPDPVLQQIEQSYDLSISTNDAFRAVSKYWDRVSRPEQLMSACINAMRVLTDPAETGAVTLSLPQDVQGEAWDYPDYFFQKRVHRLDRRLPVAAQLADALTLINRKRKPMIICGGGVKYSEAGEALRQFAERYQIPFAETQAGKGTLVSDHPLNVGGVGETGCLAANLLAKEADLVIGIGTRYTDFTTASKWIFQHPDVSFLNINVSNFDSYKLDGVQLLADAREGLTALTAALASQHYSNDWGNQIEQAQSQLLKETQRVYQVEYHDGDFVPEIADHLDREAVFAEFNRLTQSLLTQSSVLGTLNEQLPKDAVVVAAAGSLPGDLQRVWRTKDYNAYHVEYGYSCMGYEVNAALGVKLAQPQREVYALVGDGSFMMLHSELVTSIQEGAKINVVLLDNMTNGCINNLQMEHGMDSFTTEFRFRNPEGGKLDGGFIPVDFAAIAAGYGCKTYRVTTLEQLKAALEDARTQTVSTLIDIKVLPKTMIHKYFSWWHVGVAQASKTERAQAVADKLNSHLDQARKY, from the coding sequence ATGAGCACTATCAGACTGACCACGGCACAGGCGCTGGTTAAATTTCTGGATAATCAATTCATTGATGTCGATGGCGTTGAAACGAAGTTCGTCAAAGGTATCTTCGCGATCTTCGGCCATGGCAACGTGCTGGGGCTGGGCCAGGCGCTGGAACAGGATAGCGGCGATCTGATGGTTTATCAGGGCCGTAATGAGCAGGGCATGGCCCATGCTGCCACCGGCTTTGCCCGCCAGTCACTGCGCCGTCAGATTATCGCCTGCAGTTCATCCGTGGGGCCTGGTGCGGCGAATATGATCACTGCCGCCGCGACGGCGACAGCTAACCGCATTCCGCTGCTGCTGCTGCCCGGCGACGTCTTCGCTACCCGCCAGCCCGATCCCGTACTGCAACAGATTGAGCAGAGCTACGACCTCAGCATCAGCACCAACGACGCCTTCCGCGCCGTCAGCAAATACTGGGATCGCGTCAGCCGCCCGGAGCAACTGATGTCCGCCTGTATCAATGCCATGCGCGTACTCACCGATCCGGCTGAAACCGGCGCGGTCACGCTCTCTCTTCCGCAGGATGTGCAGGGCGAAGCCTGGGATTATCCGGACTACTTCTTCCAGAAACGTGTGCACCGTCTGGATCGCCGTCTGCCGGTGGCGGCGCAGCTGGCAGATGCCCTGACGCTGATTAATCGTAAGCGCAAGCCGATGATTATCTGCGGCGGCGGTGTGAAATACTCCGAAGCGGGCGAGGCGCTGCGCCAGTTTGCTGAGCGTTATCAGATTCCCTTTGCCGAGACGCAGGCGGGCAAAGGCACGCTGGTTTCTGACCATCCGCTGAACGTCGGCGGCGTGGGTGAAACCGGCTGTCTGGCCGCTAACCTGCTGGCAAAAGAGGCCGATTTAGTGATCGGCATCGGCACCCGCTACACCGATTTCACTACTGCATCGAAATGGATTTTCCAGCATCCCGATGTCAGCTTCCTGAACATCAATGTCAGCAACTTCGACAGCTACAAGCTGGATGGCGTGCAGCTGCTGGCCGATGCCCGCGAAGGGCTGACCGCGCTCACTGCCGCGCTGGCCTCACAGCACTACAGCAACGACTGGGGCAACCAGATTGAGCAGGCGCAGAGTCAGCTGTTGAAAGAGACGCAGCGCGTCTACCAGGTGGAATATCACGATGGCGACTTTGTGCCGGAGATTGCTGACCATCTCGACCGCGAAGCGGTGTTCGCTGAATTTAACCGCCTGACCCAGTCGCTGCTGACGCAAAGCAGCGTACTCGGCACGCTGAACGAGCAACTGCCAAAAGATGCGGTGGTCGTGGCAGCGGCAGGCAGTCTGCCGGGTGACCTGCAGCGCGTCTGGCGCACCAAAGATTACAACGCCTACCACGTTGAATATGGCTACTCCTGCATGGGCTATGAAGTGAATGCCGCGCTGGGTGTGAAGCTGGCGCAACCGCAGCGCGAGGTCTATGCGCTGGTCGGTGATGGCTCCTTTATGATGCTGCACTCAGAGCTGGTCACCTCGATTCAGGAAGGGGCGAAAATTAACGTGGTGCTGCTGGATAACATGACCAACGGCTGCATCAATAACCTGCAGATGGAACACGGCATGGACAGCTTCACCACCGAGTTCCGCTTCCGTAACCCGGAAGGCGGCAAGCTGGACGGCGGTTTTATCCCGGTCGATTTCGCCGCGATTGCTGCCGGTTATGGCTGCAAAACCTATCGTGTCACCACGCTGGAGCAGCTCAAAGCGGCGCTGGAAGATGCCCGCACCCAGACGGTTTCCACCCTTATCGACATCAAAGTGCTGCCTAAAACCATGATCCACAAATATTTCAGCTGGTGGCATGTCGGTGTGGCGCAGGCGTCGAAGACCGAACGCGCTCAGGCGGTGGCGGACAAGCTCAACAGCCATCTGGATCAGGCGCGCAAATATTAA
- a CDS encoding MurR/RpiR family transcriptional regulator produces the protein MNNNPTQLSLLQDDIRRRYETLSKRLKQVARYILDNSNSIAFDTVASIAQQADVPPSTLIRFANAFGFSGFNEMKQVFRQHLMEETVNYTERARLFRQTSTDDSASAPESPAEILNVFTMVNSQALQQLAMQVNPEQLNKAVKLLNEAENIYVIGLRRSFSVASYLVYALRHLERRAFLIDGLGGMFTEQLSLVNPKDVVIAISYSPYAREAVEVVEMGAKRGAHQIAITDSQVSPLAAFSDVCFVVREAQVDGFRSQVASLCLAQTLAVSLALNNAESSAQ, from the coding sequence ATGAACAATAATCCCACCCAACTTTCTCTCTTGCAGGACGATATTCGTCGCCGCTATGAAACACTGAGCAAGCGTCTTAAACAGGTTGCGCGCTACATCCTTGATAACAGTAACAGTATTGCTTTCGATACCGTCGCTTCGATTGCCCAGCAGGCCGATGTGCCGCCGTCGACGCTGATCCGTTTTGCGAATGCGTTTGGCTTCAGCGGTTTCAACGAAATGAAACAGGTTTTTCGTCAGCACCTGATGGAGGAGACGGTCAACTATACCGAGCGCGCTCGCCTGTTTCGTCAGACCTCAACGGACGACAGCGCCAGTGCCCCTGAAAGCCCAGCGGAGATCCTCAACGTCTTTACGATGGTGAACAGCCAGGCGTTGCAGCAACTGGCGATGCAGGTTAATCCTGAGCAGCTGAACAAGGCAGTGAAACTGCTGAATGAGGCTGAGAACATCTATGTCATCGGCCTGCGTCGCTCCTTTAGCGTCGCCTCCTATCTGGTTTACGCGCTGCGTCACCTGGAGCGTCGCGCGTTTCTGATTGATGGCCTGGGCGGGATGTTTACTGAGCAGCTCAGCCTGGTAAACCCGAAAGATGTGGTGATTGCGATCAGCTACTCGCCTTATGCGCGTGAAGCGGTCGAAGTGGTCGAAATGGGTGCTAAACGTGGCGCGCATCAGATTGCTATTACCGACAGTCAGGTTAGCCCGCTGGCCGCCTTTAGTGATGTCTGCTTTGTGGTGCGTGAAGCGCAGGTCGATGGCTTCCGTTCGCAGGTTGCCTCACTCTGCCTGGCACAGACGCTTGCGGTGTCACTGGCTTTGAACAACGCCGAGAGTTCCGCTCAGTAA
- a CDS encoding CoA-acylating methylmalonate-semialdehyde dehydrogenase has translation MTTIGNFIGGKITFSASNETIPVYDPATGKVVRELTQSTADEVAQAIGVAHDAFSAWSKTSPLRRARVLFNFKALMEQHRDELAALIVSEHGKVWSDALGELTRGIEVIEFACGIPHLLKGEYSPNVGGGVDSFSLMQPVGVVAGITPFNFPAMVPLWMFPIALACGNTFVLKPPALDPSAAVRMAELLTEAGLPDGVFNVVHSSNEDAEQLYKDPRIAAVSFVGSSGVAEHIYKTASAHGKRVQAFGAAKNHAIVMPDADLDATVNAIMGGAFGSAGERCMALPVVVAVGDDTADKLIARLTPLVKALRIGPGMSQGAEENEMGPVVSAAHQKKVLGYIDKGEQEGAKLVVDGRNVQVAGHAEGYYVGGTLFDNVTSEMVIWREEIFGPVLSIMRAPDYDSALQLVNSHEFGNGSAIFTSNGHTAREFVQNVEAGMVGVNVPVPVPMAFHSFGGWKRSVFGALNVHGPDGVRFYTRMKTATVRWPSGQQTVSEFSMPTLG, from the coding sequence ATGACAACCATAGGTAACTTTATTGGCGGTAAAATCACGTTCAGCGCCAGCAACGAAACCATTCCTGTTTACGATCCGGCAACCGGCAAAGTGGTTCGTGAACTGACGCAAAGTACCGCTGATGAAGTGGCTCAGGCGATTGGTGTCGCGCATGACGCATTTTCAGCCTGGTCTAAAACTTCGCCGCTGCGTCGCGCCCGCGTTCTGTTTAACTTTAAAGCCCTGATGGAGCAGCATCGTGATGAGCTGGCAGCGCTGATTGTCTCTGAGCATGGCAAAGTCTGGTCCGATGCACTGGGTGAACTGACGCGTGGCATTGAAGTGATTGAGTTTGCCTGCGGGATCCCTCATTTGCTCAAAGGCGAATATTCCCCGAACGTCGGCGGCGGCGTTGACAGCTTCTCGCTGATGCAGCCGGTTGGCGTCGTGGCGGGCATTACGCCGTTCAACTTCCCGGCGATGGTGCCATTGTGGATGTTCCCGATCGCACTGGCCTGCGGTAACACCTTTGTCCTGAAGCCACCGGCGCTGGATCCGTCTGCGGCCGTGCGTATGGCCGAGCTCCTGACCGAAGCGGGCCTGCCGGATGGCGTATTCAACGTGGTGCACAGCTCTAATGAAGATGCTGAGCAGCTCTATAAGGATCCGCGCATTGCCGCGGTGAGCTTTGTCGGCTCTTCAGGCGTAGCTGAGCATATCTATAAGACCGCCAGCGCCCACGGCAAGCGAGTGCAGGCATTTGGCGCGGCGAAAAACCACGCTATCGTTATGCCGGATGCCGATCTGGATGCCACCGTCAACGCCATCATGGGCGGTGCGTTTGGTTCTGCCGGTGAACGCTGTATGGCTCTGCCTGTTGTTGTCGCCGTGGGTGATGACACCGCTGACAAGTTGATTGCCCGCCTGACACCGCTGGTGAAAGCACTGCGTATCGGCCCGGGAATGAGTCAGGGTGCCGAAGAAAATGAGATGGGTCCGGTTGTCTCCGCTGCGCACCAGAAGAAGGTGCTGGGTTACATCGATAAAGGCGAGCAGGAAGGTGCGAAGCTGGTGGTGGATGGCCGTAACGTGCAGGTTGCGGGTCACGCAGAAGGTTACTACGTTGGCGGCACGCTGTTTGATAACGTCACCTCTGAGATGGTGATCTGGCGTGAAGAGATTTTTGGGCCGGTGCTGAGCATCATGCGCGCACCGGATTACGACAGCGCACTGCAACTGGTTAACAGCCATGAGTTTGGCAACGGCAGTGCGATTTTCACCAGCAACGGTCACACCGCGCGTGAGTTTGTGCAGAACGTTGAAGCGGGCATGGTGGGTGTCAACGTGCCGGTTCCGGTGCCGATGGCATTTCACAGCTTTGGCGGCTGGAAGCGTTCCGTGTTTGGCGCGCTTAATGTCCACGGGCCGGACGGCGTGCGCTTCTATACGCGCATGAAAACCGCCACCGTGCGCTGGCCATCCGGTCAGCAGACCGTGTCTGAATTCAGTATGCCAACCTTAGGCTAA
- the iolB gene encoding 5-deoxy-glucuronate isomerase: protein MSLLSKAQAPDAQGRIQHVTPERAGWRYVGFDAYLLKKGETLRLNSGDKELCLVLVAGLASVKTRHAEFPGIGKRMSPFERVPPYSVYVPHDDEVEVYADSDLELAVCNAPGQGNLPARLIAPADVGVEHRGKGRNQRLVHNILPDTEPADSLLVVEVYTNEGDTSSYPSHKHDQEESENETYLEETYYHRFDPEPGFAMQRVYTDDRSLDVCMAPYNRDVVMVPRGYHPVATLAGYNNYYLNVMAGPVRLWKFSWEKDHAWVNSDSYPRNA, encoded by the coding sequence ATGTCTTTACTGTCGAAAGCACAGGCCCCTGACGCACAGGGCCGTATTCAGCATGTCACACCTGAGCGTGCTGGCTGGCGTTATGTAGGGTTTGATGCTTATCTGCTGAAGAAAGGGGAAACCCTGCGCCTCAACAGTGGTGATAAAGAGCTGTGTCTGGTGCTGGTGGCCGGGCTGGCCTCGGTGAAAACCCGCCATGCTGAGTTTCCCGGTATCGGTAAGCGCATGTCGCCTTTCGAACGCGTGCCGCCTTATTCCGTTTATGTGCCGCATGATGATGAAGTGGAAGTGTATGCAGACAGCGATCTTGAACTGGCGGTCTGTAACGCGCCCGGTCAGGGAAATCTGCCTGCACGACTGATTGCACCAGCGGATGTGGGTGTTGAGCATCGCGGAAAAGGGCGCAATCAGCGCCTGGTGCATAATATCCTGCCTGACACTGAACCGGCTGACAGCCTGCTGGTGGTTGAGGTTTATACCAACGAGGGCGATACCAGCTCGTATCCCAGCCACAAGCACGATCAGGAGGAGAGTGAAAACGAAACCTACCTGGAAGAGACCTACTATCACCGTTTCGATCCGGAGCCTGGCTTTGCCATGCAACGCGTCTACACCGACGACCGCTCACTGGATGTCTGCATGGCACCCTATAATCGCGACGTGGTGATGGTGCCGCGCGGCTATCATCCGGTGGCGACGCTGGCAGGTTACAACAACTACTATCTGAACGTGATGGCGGGGCCGGTGCGGTTGTGGAAATTCAGCTGGGAGAAAGATCACGCCTGGGTGAACAGCGACAGCTATCCGCGCAACGCGTAA
- a CDS encoding MFS transporter translates to MPEQPAAEPTTPHGNLNISLLILSIVAYNFASYLTIGLPLAVLPGWVHDQLGFSAFWAGLVISLQYVATLLSRPHAGRYADLWGPKKVVVTGLVGCLISGLCILLAALIASPMWSLILLCVGRLILGVGQSFTGTGTSLWGVARVGSLHIGRVISWNGIVTYGAMAIGAPLGVVIFQAGGLLWLSLVIVAICVVGIVCAVPRPAVKASRARPLPFRAVLGKIAGFGAILAMGSAGFGVIATFITLFYQDKGWQGAAFALSLFSMAFVGARLLFPNAINRHGGLRVASVCLAVEAAGLFLVAAAGNPWMANAGAFLTGAGFSLVFPALGVVAVKVVPQQNQGSALATYTAFMDLSLGITGPLAGFIMNYADVSRVYLLTALLVCVAFFCTLRLLKRQASQSAADGSSE, encoded by the coding sequence ATGCCTGAACAGCCTGCAGCGGAACCGACTACCCCACATGGCAACCTGAATATCTCTCTGCTGATCCTCTCTATTGTGGCCTACAACTTTGCCAGCTATCTCACCATTGGTCTGCCGCTGGCGGTATTGCCAGGCTGGGTGCATGACCAGCTGGGCTTCAGCGCGTTCTGGGCCGGCCTGGTGATCAGCCTGCAATATGTTGCGACGCTGCTGAGCCGGCCACATGCTGGGCGCTATGCCGATCTCTGGGGACCCAAAAAAGTGGTGGTCACGGGCCTGGTAGGCTGTCTGATCAGCGGATTGTGTATTCTGCTGGCGGCCCTGATCGCATCACCGATGTGGAGCCTGATCCTGCTCTGCGTGGGCCGGTTGATTCTGGGCGTGGGCCAGAGTTTTACCGGCACCGGCACCTCGTTGTGGGGAGTGGCAAGGGTGGGTTCACTGCACATTGGTCGGGTAATATCCTGGAACGGGATCGTCACCTATGGCGCGATGGCCATTGGCGCACCGCTCGGCGTAGTGATCTTCCAGGCAGGCGGTTTGCTGTGGCTGTCACTGGTCATTGTTGCCATCTGTGTCGTGGGCATCGTCTGCGCCGTGCCGCGTCCGGCTGTAAAAGCCAGCCGCGCCAGACCGCTGCCGTTTCGGGCTGTGCTGGGAAAAATCGCCGGTTTTGGTGCGATTCTGGCGATGGGATCGGCGGGTTTTGGCGTTATCGCCACCTTTATCACGCTGTTCTATCAGGATAAAGGCTGGCAGGGAGCCGCTTTTGCGCTTTCCCTGTTCAGCATGGCTTTTGTTGGCGCACGCCTGCTGTTTCCCAATGCGATTAACCGCCACGGCGGTCTGCGGGTCGCCAGCGTTTGTCTGGCGGTTGAAGCGGCCGGACTGTTTCTGGTCGCCGCCGCGGGTAATCCCTGGATGGCAAACGCGGGTGCCTTTCTGACCGGGGCAGGTTTTTCTCTGGTGTTCCCGGCGCTGGGCGTGGTGGCGGTAAAAGTGGTGCCGCAGCAGAATCAGGGCAGCGCCCTGGCAACCTATACCGCCTTTATGGATCTGTCGCTGGGGATAACCGGGCCACTGGCCGGATTCATCATGAATTATGCGGATGTCTCACGCGTCTATCTGCTCACGGCGCTGCTGGTCTGTGTCGCGTTTTTCTGCACGCTGCGGCTGCTGAAGCGTCAGGCATCGCAGTCAGCAGCAGACGGTTCTTCAGAATAA
- a CDS encoding Gfo/Idh/MocA family protein: MTLKLGVIGTGAIGQEHIRRCSHVLQGAQVVAVSDINVEGARAALQRLNIEAEVFENGHDVIQSPNVDAVLVTSWDPTHEEFTLAAIAAGKPVFCEKPLAMSAEGCRRVVDAEIQAGKRLVQVGFMRPYDAGYRALKKVITDGDIGEPLMLHCAHRNPTVPENYTTPMAITNTLIHELDVLRWLTNDDYKTVQVIFPRVTSKSHGQLKDPQIVLFETHKGVRIDVEIFVNCAYGYDIQCEVVGEEGIARLPEPSSVQLRKDARLSNTILVDWKDRFIEAYDVELQAFINDIKAGQLTGPSAWDGFAASVAADACIKAQNSGAIEPVEMPPRPAFYN, from the coding sequence ATGACTTTGAAACTTGGTGTCATCGGTACAGGTGCAATTGGTCAGGAACATATTCGCCGCTGCAGCCATGTGCTGCAGGGTGCCCAGGTGGTTGCCGTCTCTGACATCAATGTCGAAGGCGCGCGTGCTGCACTGCAGCGCCTGAACATTGAGGCGGAGGTGTTCGAAAATGGCCACGATGTGATTCAGTCACCGAATGTTGATGCGGTGCTGGTCACCTCATGGGATCCAACCCATGAAGAGTTCACCTTAGCGGCGATTGCCGCCGGTAAACCGGTGTTCTGTGAGAAGCCGCTGGCGATGAGCGCCGAGGGCTGCCGCCGGGTGGTGGATGCAGAGATCCAGGCCGGTAAACGCCTGGTGCAGGTCGGCTTTATGCGTCCTTACGATGCGGGCTATCGCGCCCTGAAAAAAGTGATTACCGATGGCGATATCGGTGAGCCGCTGATGCTGCACTGCGCGCACCGCAACCCGACCGTGCCAGAGAACTACACCACGCCGATGGCGATCACCAACACCCTCATCCACGAGCTGGATGTGCTGCGCTGGCTGACAAACGACGACTATAAAACCGTGCAGGTCATCTTCCCGCGCGTGACGTCGAAGTCGCATGGTCAGCTGAAAGATCCGCAGATCGTCCTGTTCGAAACCCACAAAGGGGTGCGTATCGACGTTGAGATTTTTGTTAACTGCGCTTACGGCTATGACATTCAGTGTGAAGTGGTCGGTGAAGAGGGGATTGCTCGTCTGCCGGAGCCTTCATCAGTACAGCTGCGCAAAGATGCGCGCCTGTCGAACACCATTCTGGTGGACTGGAAAGATCGCTTTATCGAAGCGTATGACGTTGAGCTGCAGGCGTTTATCAACGACATCAAAGCGGGCCAGCTTACCGGACCTTCTGCATGGGATGGCTTTGCCGCCTCCGTGGCCGCCGATGCCTGTATCAAAGCGCAGAACAGTGGTGCGATTGAGCCGGTAGAGATGCCGCCACGTCCTGCTTTCTATAACTGA
- a CDS encoding TIM barrel protein, whose translation MAIDPTRFCINRKIAPRLSLEAFFQLVQRLGLSKVELRNDMPGGSVTDDLSTDQLRALADRYHIDIISINALYPFNHIDDALLSRAEALLQTAQQIGAKALVMCPLNEGITVSPQQTQAAMQALAPRFAHYGILGLVEPLGFPVSSLRSIVQAQALIAAAGVPFKLLLDTFHHHLYEKAEQEFPVGIDIDQIGLVHLSGVEDQRPTAELTDEERIMLNDNDVLKSVVQVKRLEMLGYKGVYAFEPFSGQLNSWTPAEIERQIRHSIELLQA comes from the coding sequence ATGGCCATCGACCCAACCCGTTTCTGTATCAACCGCAAAATTGCGCCCCGGCTCTCGCTGGAAGCCTTCTTTCAGCTGGTTCAGCGTCTGGGCCTGAGCAAGGTTGAACTGCGTAATGATATGCCCGGCGGCAGCGTCACTGACGATCTCAGCACCGATCAACTGCGCGCCCTGGCCGACAGATACCACATTGATATCATCAGCATTAATGCGCTCTATCCGTTTAACCATATTGATGATGCGCTGCTGAGCCGGGCCGAGGCGCTGTTACAGACAGCACAACAGATTGGTGCAAAAGCGCTGGTGATGTGTCCGCTGAATGAGGGGATTACCGTGTCGCCTCAGCAGACACAGGCGGCGATGCAGGCGCTGGCGCCGCGCTTTGCCCACTATGGCATTCTGGGGCTGGTGGAGCCACTGGGTTTCCCGGTCAGCTCACTGCGTTCGATCGTGCAGGCGCAGGCGTTGATCGCTGCGGCAGGTGTGCCTTTTAAGCTGTTGCTGGATACTTTTCATCATCATCTCTATGAGAAGGCTGAACAGGAATTCCCGGTGGGTATCGATATTGACCAGATTGGACTGGTGCACCTTTCAGGCGTGGAAGATCAACGTCCGACCGCCGAACTGACCGACGAAGAACGCATCATGCTGAATGACAATGATGTGCTGAAGAGCGTGGTGCAGGTTAAACGGCTGGAGATGCTTGGCTATAAGGGCGTCTACGCCTTTGAGCCGTTCTCCGGTCAGCTCAACAGCTGGACCCCGGCGGAGATTGAACGCCAGATCCGCCACAGTATTGAACTGCTGCAGGCCTGA